A segment of the Carya illinoinensis cultivar Pawnee chromosome 1, C.illinoinensisPawnee_v1, whole genome shotgun sequence genome:
GTTGATGGAAAGAAGAGAATCTGTGGAGCAGGGAAGTTCGAATGATAATGAGCAGGATGTGAAGAGACACATAGGTTCTATGACgaaattaacttataaaaaaaaaaggttctatGACGAAATTGTTGCATAATTAGGAAAGCTGGTTTGAACAGTCAGAGAAAATTACAGGGGATGGTTATTCTGAAGAGAACTTTGATGGTTTTTTTagtctgttgaacccaaggtttcaaatttcatatgattataaatctacacatggattttgatgataacaaatgaattcaaagaataaaggagtttcaaactcaagtttttcatacaatggaatcaagcatatcaaagaaccaagcatgagcaagaaggaagcaaattcacattaaagtcatagaataatgttgtaaatctcttaaaattcaaaattaggattaatgctcaaaattaatattttatcataaagcattaaaatacattttctacatgtgcatgaatatttttgaaaattttgaaagatgattgattgtcatcttttgcatgtgcatgccttgattaaatggttgaactttgaaaatattaaagatgattgattgtcatctttcacatgtgtatgttttatttgaatattttcaaaagtgattgatgcttttttagacttatacaaaaggtagatgattttgtttgaaaattttgaaaatgaaagtgtgctccttttgtcatatgcaaaaagtaaaagattaggtttgaattttttgaaaaggaaagtgtgctcattttgtcatatgccaaaagtaaaagattaggtttgattttttttgataaaatgaatgatgttgtctttgacaattgaaaaagaagaaccttttatttgaattttttgaaaaagtgaatgatgttgtctttaacatgtgaatctttttaaatttgaatatgtagtctcatatgcctataaatagatcatttgagagcttcacattcataacaccaagagcatacagcattcattcaaaactttcattctcttttctctaagcattgagccttaatccttaatCATTTTGAGAGAtctagtttgcactgtattgttcttatttcactcattgaggagtgttttctgataacctacccactatcagctcttgtatcagaaaaaaggtATGTATAACctttgtacgtgtagaaagtattctacacgggaaatagttgaatcaccacgtgtaaggtgattgcaagtgtagagagtgttttacacggatcctttgtagcggtattgtttaaaggtgtaataggtttctatctccacctgaaggatgttaaatagtgaatttgggaatcctcaaggggtagcttgaggcgaggacataggcagtggggctgaacctcgttaacatactgagtttacttctctcttacccttactctttatatttatcgttatttcatattttgtttatattttatattatatatttgacttataattgttatttttttaatacaactcaattcagccccctcttgtgttagtcatctgggcaacatagtCCAAGAAGTTCCTTGAAACTTATTGATGAAGCATTGGAATTTGAGTTATGTGGAGTGTCAGATACGAGGGTTGATGAGGATGAGAGGACGATggcatttgatcaatgaaatgTTCACTTGTTATCTGAAAAAGGATGAGATTGAAGAACTGGCAGCCAAATGTTATGAATCATATAGCTAGTTTGATCTTTCGATTAAACTTCTTCGAGGcgcgaaaaagaaaaaaaaaaaaaaacttcagttGTTCTAGAGAGGACAACATGTTCTAATAAGCCTGAGTAAATTTATGATGAGTATTCATACGTGGAATATTAGAGGTATTTGTTTGTTGAAAGCTAGATTGCGACGTATTTTGAATAAACATCGAACTTCAGTGGTTGCTTTATTAGAACCTTTTCCTCCAGCTAATAAATGTCCTCGTTGGGCAAGATGGTTACATCTTCCGAATTTTTGTCATAAGATAGATAGTGGTGGGAAAATTTGGCTTTTTTGGGTAGATAAGATTAATTTTCAGTTGATTTCAGCAATGGATCAAGCTTTATCAAGATGGTTTTCTTATGGTAATGATAGGGTGTTTGCCACTTTTGTCTATGCGAGTTGCTTTCAACGCAGCGTAGAATATTATGGCAATATCTTTGTGACGTAAAGATGGATGGTTGTCCATGGTTTCTTGGTGGTGATTTCAATATAATTCGCTCAGAAAACGAGAAAATTGGTGGTATTTTTCGATCATCACGTGCTATTCAGGAATTTAGTAACTGTATTCAAAGAGTGTGTTTTGCTAGATTTACCTTCGTGTGGACAGCGATTCTCTTGGTGTAATGGCAGGCTAGGGGGCGGAAGAATTTGGGCTTGACTTGATAGAATTTTGGTTAAAGTAGAATTTGTGTTGCGGTTAGGGGATGGACGGATGGAATATTTACTAAGAACTTCTTTGGATCATGATCATAGAAGTGTACCTCGACCATTCCAGTTTCAAAGAATGTGGTATACTCATGAAAATTCTCTAACCGTTGTTAAGGAATGTTCGATGCAAGTTGTTCCTGGATTCTCTATGATCCAGGTAAGTGAGAAATTAAAGGAATAGAGAGGTTTTTGGCAGGGTGGAGTCAGAGATCAAAATGGTAGAAGTATACTTAGCTATTTTGGAAGACACAATGATTACAAACTACTCCCAAGAGGCTGAAACGGTGTTATTGACATGCAAGCAAAAACATCTTCTTTGTTTACACAGAAGAGATTATGGGCTGTCAGAAATCAAGGTTAAAATGGTTGTCCGAAGGTGATtcaaatattagattttttcatGCTTCAATGAAGTGCAAAATGTAGAATAAAATGGTGGAACACATGGAGCTTGAAGATGGTAGTTCTCTGGATTCAGCTGATGCCGTTCATGAGGGTGCCGTagacttttttcaaaatctgtTATCTACGTAGCCTATGGCAATGAATGAGTTAGGTATGAATTTGTTGGTTCCCATTATTTTGGATGAAGAAAATACAGCCTTGTGTGCAACTCCTTTGATGGAGGAGGTGAAGAAAGCTCTTTGGTCTATTCCACAAGATAGTAGCCTTGGACCGGATGGATTCTCGGCAAGTTTTTTTCAAAATGCTTGGGATATTATCAAAGATGATTTGCTAAAGATGGCTATTGAATTTTTTGATGGGAAGCCTTTATCCACTTTCTTTGAAGCCACTAATATTGTGTTGATTCCAAAAGTTGAAGAACCCAGTAGTTTCTCTAAATTTCACCCAATCAGTTTGTGTTCTGTGGTATACCAAATTTTGGCAAAAATTTTGGTCTCAATGTTGATGCCGAGTATGGACAAGATTATTTCAAAGGAGCAAGTTTCATTTCTCAAGGCGCATAGTATTTtataggggtgggcagcggggccccgttacccgctgccccgccccgttcgccccgtCCCCGCATAGTGCGGGGCGGGGCATCCGCACCGTCAGGgccggggcggggccccccggccCGTAAGCTGTAACCCCAGcgggggcgggggacggggacggaccccccccggtccgtttttcccccgccccgttacgtatcatatataatatatatatatataatatataaccatCTTAGATAAACCAAATCCGTAACCCAAACAACATAATCCTAACAATCTAGAAACCATAATGTTGCGAAAAACATCACTTACCTTGGGTTGAATCAGTCCAAGTAGGCTACGGCAGAAAGGGGTGAGTGGTGAGTAGTGGCACCATGCGGTGAAACTTGTTGGATCACAGTGGTTTGAATGGAGGGCAAGTAGTGGCTCGGCTTGATGGCAAGATCAAAGCAGTGGGTGAGAAACAGAGAGGGAAATGGACAGAAAGAGAGGCGGGTAGAGAGGACTTACCGGTGGCTTCGTTCGACGTCGTGAGCAACGGTGTGGCAAGTGACGTTCTCGAAGCGGAAGGGCGGGCTGATGAAGAAGGTTCGCGAACTCGCCGTGCTCTGCGACGTGGAACTCGCGAACTCGCCGTGCTCTGCGACCCCGAAACCCATACCCAGAAAGTTTCTCCTgagtccctcccctcccctcctccctctgccacgccggacgcacgccgtccctcctccctctgccaCGCTGTCCCTCCTCTCTCTGCCACGCCGGATGCACgcccagaaggggggtgcggggggccggacggactgcccccccaccccgtaccacgtcatgcgggacggggtaccccgcccccgcacaccggaggcaggggacgggggggattttccccatccgccccatgcgggggcggggggcgggggggtgcctaccccgcaccgtatggtgcgggtagcacccctagtatTTTAGACAACATTGCTATTGCTCAAGAAATGATTCAAGGCATTAATAGGAAAGTTAGGGGAGGAAACATTATGATTAAAGTTGATATGGAGAATGCCTATGATCAGTTAAGTTGGAAGTTCTTGATGGAGGTGTTGCGATGGTTGGGTTTCTCAAAAAAATGGAGAGGTCTTATTTTCAATTGTATTTCTTCTCCAATATGTTCGATTATGTTGAATGGAAAGATAaaagattttttcaaactttcaagggGACTTCGTTAAGGGGATCCCTTatctccatatctttttaatttatccCAAGAATTGTTATCCCAGATGATTTGAGATGATTTCCAAAGGGGGAGGGTGAAGCCGTTGATTGCTCATGGGGGTACATTGATCAGTCATTTGTTTTATGCCGATgatgttcttatttttttcaatgggGGGAAAAAGTCTATTCGTCAGTAGAAAAATACATAGCCTGAGTATTAAGTCATTACTGACCAACTAGTTAGTCCTAGTAAATCATCCATATTTTTTTCCTCGAAATTTCCTCTTAGTAGGATATTATAGGTGTTGTGGCACAAGGGATTTGTGGAGGGTCTTTGGCCTTgtttttatttgaggttgttgTTGCATGTGGGATGAGTGACCATTCGACTTTTTGATCCGTTGTTATGAAAATTCAGAAAAAGTTGGCAAGttgaaagagtaaaattttatcTTTCGGAGGTAAAATTACTCTAATCAAGCATATTTTATCTAGTATGCCCATCCATATTTTATCAGTGATGAATTTTCCAAAGGGATTTTTTAAAGCTCTAAATTCTATTTTCTCCAATTTTCTTTGGAGCTCATGGGAAGATagaaaaaagaggaaattgGTGGCTTGGAAGAAAATTTGCTTACCGGTTGGAGGAAGGTGGATTGGGAATTCAAGATCTCTCGAAATTGCAAACTTCTTTGTTTATGAAATTTGCGTGTAAATTACTTATGGGTAATTCTCTCTAggccaatttttttaaagagaaatatgtGGGGATTAATCATTCAGCGTCGGCTATAAATAATTGTCGAGGCTCAAGCTTTTGGAAAGGAGTGATGAAAGTGATGTCGCTTGTTATCAGGAATTCAAAAATTCTAGTTCGACGTGGGGAGATTAATTTCTGGTACGAGAATTGAATGAGAGAGGGTGCTATTGCCGAAACTCAAGAAGTGGTGGGTGATCCACGGGTGCAAGTTTGTTACCTTTTAAGTCCAATAGGTTGGGAGACAAACAAGCTGAGATCTTTGGTTTCGGAAGACTGAGTGGAAAAAATTCTAGCATGGCACGGCAAGGTGTGAGTGGGATTAGACGTATGGATTTGGTAGCCAAAGTTGGATGGTATCTTCAGCATAAGTTCAGCTTGGCAGTTAATTCGAAAACATGGTAATTTTTGCTCTTGGAGAAAATGACTATGGCATAAACATGTTCCAAAAAATAATGTCTTTCATTTGGTGGATGAGGTGATTAGTAAACTAGGGATTTCTTTGGTGCCCAAATGTAATTGCTATGTAGAACCAAAGATAGAAACAATTGATAATGTGCTATGTGAAGGCAATGTGGCATCTAGTGTATGGGACTATTTTGCTGCTATGTGTGGGATTCAGCTTCCTCAAGTACGTTCATGGCAGGGTTATTAAAATTTTTGGTGAGCTAGAGCATCTCTGACATCACAAGCAGGGATGTGTCATGGTATATTACCAATATTAATCACGAGTGCTTTGTGGAGATCATGCTGTGCAGCGAGAATGGAAGATGTTTTTGCGGATTGGCGTGCAGTTGTGCGGGAAGGGACCTTGTTAgacatttttttctcaaatgaaGCAGTTAAAGTGTTTTCAGGTGAGGGATCAACGCATTTTTATGGAAATGAATTTCTCCATAGTGTCGATAGTTAAAAAGCCACCAATTGTTGTGGCGTGGCTCAAACAGAGGAGGAATCGGTTTGTTTTAAACATTGATGGTAGCTCTTTTGGAAACCCAGGTGCCGTAGGAGGGGAGGAATCATACGAGATGCAGATGGAAGTGTAATAGCAGGTTTTGCACAGTTTTATGGGGTCTCGACAAATACGGATGCAAAAGGACGTGTTCTACTAGATGGTTTGAGATTAGCGCATATGCTTGGATTGAataattcaatggtggaatttgaTTCATCCATGGTGGTGGGATGGATTAAAAATggtgtttgtaatttttggtatatgtgggatttttgggaagaaatCAAAATGTTGTTTCTAATTCTTCATTGCAGCATTTGTCATATATATCTATAGGGAAGGCAATATGGTTGCTAACTTTTTAGCCAAGAGGGAGCAAAAAATAATAGTCTACATTTTGTTGACTCATAAATCAGCCCAAGGAGACTTCAGGGACTTTTGCGTAATGATTGTTGGAGACTTCCTTATTTACGCTGTTGattcattatttatttgtttattgtaAATAGTAGTTCCTCCACCTCAATGAGGGTGAATCAATAAAGTATATATTCTTAAAAGAAAGTTAAATGAATTATGTTAACACTATAGTAAATAGTAGTACGCCACTGTGTTATTAATGTGAATTCTGTTAAGTGAGTTATTTGTTATTAGTGTGTCTGCTAGCAACAATTAGTATGTTCCTGCTACAAGCCATTATTAGTATGCCATTGTTTCCAGTTTTGACTCTTAGTAGTATTTTATAACCTGTAGGTTGTAGTCGTATGCCACTATTTTTAGATTtaccgaatatatatatataaaaaaaaaaaaaaaaaaaaaaaaaaaaaaaaaaaaaagcacattaGTTCTTttagaataataaaatcaaaGTGAATTACCAAGTAGAAAAAAACATTAGTCCTTATTTTCAGTGtgattatttacttattttcagttgtgttttcattttacaatgcttactttttaattaatttctgtTCGATTATTTTCTAGATGGTCACTTTAAAAGAAATGCAAGTGTGAGACTCTACCACGGATAATCCTAAAGATTCAACACAAGGACAAGACATTCCTCCACTCCCACCCAATGTGAGTATTAAATTGAGTAGTAATGGACCTAGTGGTGGGCATAGAATTAGGTCAATGATTTTGAATCACTTTACAATAATACCAAAATGTGATCCAAATAAACTTAAGACTGCATGTAATTACTGTGGTGCCAATTATGCATGTAATACGAAGGTGAACGATACAAAATCCACGATTCCATGAAGTATCACATTGAATATTAATGTAAGAAATGTCTATTTAATAAGACGGATAATTCTCAAACTATCTTGGGTTGGAAAGGCCAAGGAAGTATGGAGGAAGTAGTTGTGAGAGACATGTTCCTATAGTCtttagtgttgaggcttgcAAACAAGCCTTATGATTATTCTTGATGAGTTCTCATTAATGTTTGTAGAAGGAGAAGGTTTTAAACAATTCATGCTTGTTCAACCTAAATGGGTAGCATGTATTTGAGAGAAAAACATAAGTTGAGAAGTGCTCTAAAGGGCAACGTGATGGGCATCAAGGTAGACCAAGCCTGGTCTAGATTTtttcatccattgacttgattttgacttttttaaATGAGTCTTCTATTGATTGTAGATTTAAGGGATTCAAACGAGttcctcaacgggtctagattttttcatacattgacttgattttagttttattgGATGAGTCttcaaattgattgtaggtTTAAGGGATTTCATTCCAGTGGGTTTTTATCACAACGAGTTTCCCTTACCATAGATGCATGTACATTTCTGCAAAACTTCAACTACATGTCTCACGgctcattttattgatgatgactggaaATCACAATGAGGattctctctttttgtttagTTGAAAATCACAAAGAGTGATTCACTTGGTAGGGCATATAGATATAAAACTAAACAGGAAGGCTATTAAATATCTTTTGGTAGCATATCAACCACCACCTCAAAATATCCCCGCGAGGAGATTTGCAGCAGTGGAAATCGCAGCTCCAGTGATTGCGCATTCCACTATCTGCTCATGGGAAGAGTCCTCAGATGTAAGTGCCAATGCCACACCAGTAATAGCTCCAGCGACTGCACTGTTTTTCTGCACCAAATTAAGCAATGCGGAGTAAGTTGCTTTGAGTaccataataaatatatatataaaatataaatataaattaaaaaaaaaaaaattcaggatTTCAGACATCACAGACAGGTGAGACTTCTTGGGCAATATAGTTAGAATGAATGAGACTTGATGCAAGCAATGTGGTAATGTTTGGTTGAATGAAGTAACTCATGATTCATCCAAAAAAAGTGTTCTGTTTGTTTCGAGGCATTTGCTGGGATCTTTCCTCTCTTATATTGCACATAAAAAGGGGGACACTACTCATTAATGGAGCTAACAAAGAGCCTCTCAATCATTTCCAGTGGACAGTAAGGGcatagatttattttctaaatttcaaatgCAACAGAAATTACACCCCATAAATATAACAGCATCTAAAGATCAggatatatagatatttatcATGACCAGTATTGGACATTACCCAATCGTGGCTTCCACGAGCCTCCTTTAGCCCATACGTGAGACCTGAATACACTCCTGCAGCCAGTCCTATACAGTACAAAATAAACTCTTAGATGATCATTTCCTTTCACTAGCATAAGCATCTATGTTACGAGGCCATTTAATCATAATAATCAGGCCACATGAGAGGGTGATCTTGAATGATAATTTTCTTATGAAGGTAGAAAAGAACAACGGCTTCTATATTCCAAGGCATGAACAGGTCAACAAACATGTTTGAATATTAATCTTAAAACTGGATAACGCTTGTAAATTAATTTGTTAGCCTGTACAACCAATCCTTCCAATGCAACAAATTCATCCAAAGAACTAGGAAGTAGTATGAACAGGAATGTAGGTTTACCCCACTGCATGGATTCTTTTCCGGTGTTCTTCACCTGGAAGAAAAGGATAGAAAAGAGTTAAAACCAATGCAATGATCACAAGCAATAAATCATTGTGCGGACAGTGAAATGCCATTGAATCGATTGCACAAAAGCGATTGAGTTAGCTCCTCAGTGGGCAGCAAAACAGCATGATGTTAATGCATGCAGTGCAGCAAAAAGCTGCAACATGTACTGTCATCTACACCATGATGCTGTGCTATATACGTGGTTCCAAATATGTCTAGGCAACAATAATATATAACAATATGGGAGTTCAAAACCCACCATGGCTTCGAGAGACTTTCTGTTGGTTTCTCCTGCAATTGACATAATAAACCATGAGACATGGCCAATGTGTTATGTCACTCTTAACTAATATGACATTTCCATCACCAAAGTACACCGAGAGCGATCAACCTGGGCATGCTAAAATCTAAACCATTTCATCATGGAATCTACAATCTTCCAAAGGAGCACTACATGAGAAAAATATTCCAGGCCTGTTGTTGTACGTACCTTTGAGGTCCCGGAATCGATGCTTCTTGCTGGCACCTGAGATCTCCGCCGGCAGACCACCAGTACCCGAATCAAGTCCTGCTCCTAGTTAATATCCCAGTTAGTATTCTAAATGTACACTTAATTAACCAATACACATGAATATATTATACAGGAAGAGAACAAGAGAATTAAACACGTAGAATATGATCAATATCCATCCATGCAAAATAATAGCCAGAGAACTAGCTATTACCTTCAATGGCTGTAAAATAAGCCCCACGGGACACAGCCTGAATAGCTCCGATCTATACCAGAAGCAGGCAGCGCAGCATATAGCCTTTTACAAGTTAGTAATACgctcaaacacacacacacacacacatgagtACTAGCTAGTTAATTaccacgagagagagagagagagagagagagagagagagagagagagatggtgatTAAAAAGGCTACGAACCCCGGCTGCTTTGACGAAACTCTCGGCGATGCGGTTAAGGAGAGGGTGGCCGAGGTCGAAGAAGCCACCCTTGTCAAAGCTACGCAGATCATCCAGCAATGACCTTGTAGTTGTCTGCATGTCACCattatttctcatctttttCTGATATCAATTTCTTCGATCAATGCGTAAACCACCAGAATCACTGATCAAAAGTGAAAACTGTGTCTTGAAATCAGAATAGTCAGGTTTATACCAATATTCCCAACCGTCTGTGTGGCAAAGTAAGAAGAAAGATGACGATCGGGGTACTAATATTAAGGGGGAGTTTTGATTAGAGAGAACACGTGTCCGTGTTTCCATACGTACGTGTCTTGCTTCGGTAACGAGAACGCTAACTTCGTGGCGGCCATTCAGGATCAGGCTACGCCACGTGTCAATTGCACGGTTGCACCTTACCCAAATTATATTTGTTTCGGAGTATTTGACACATTGCAAAAATGCTATACGCAACCGGCCTGGGACCCCGGCGCGGCCTCGGCTTATACCATGTCAGTCTATTtaatttactttaatttattttaagaaattaattttttttttttgtttggggggAAGGGAATACGATGGAATCAAAAGTTCCTAAAAACACAAGGTTCTTCTTCCTTCGAACCTTTGAAACCCCATCCCGAACGTTGTCCACCGTCCACCATCTTCCCTCATCTTGCCCCATCACGAAACAGAGTCCACCGTCCACCATCGGCTTCGGGCCATCAAAATCCCAAAACCCCCATCCCGGAATGATCCCCGGCGTGACCTTCGAAGCATCACAAGACCTTCAAAAACCCATACCGACACAGAAGAGTCACCGTTTGATGCTTCGCCCCATCGGCTTCGAGCCATAAAAATCGTTGTCGTCGTGGTCAGCCAACAAAAACCCCCATCCTGGCAGTCCCGATCTACTCCCCATCAAAACCCTCAATCTATTTCTCCCCTTCGAAAACCCATACGGACACATCGTCACCGTTTGATGCTTCGCCCCATCGTCTTCGAGCACTCATCTGAGTCGTCGTGTTCAGCCAAGAAAGACCCCCATCCCGGCCTTGTGATGTACTCCCCATCGAACACCCACGAGCCCTAGAACACCCACGGCCTTGTGATGTACTCCCCATCGAACACCCACAAACCCTAGAAGAACCCGGAACCCTAGAACACCCACGGCCTTGTGATGTACTCCCCATCGAACACCCACGAACCCTAGAACACACACGAACCCTCTCAGAACCCGGAACCCTAGAACACCCACGAACACCCCCCCGTttcgaaatttttttttctttttttccgtTGGCCTGTGGGACCAAGGAACCAAAGAACTTGTGGGAGCGGCAGATTTGAAGCTCAGATTCGATAAATTTCTGTGGTACCCTTTTCTATACTGCATATTTAGAAGCTCAGATTTTATCGGGTATAGTTTTCGAAGGGTACCCTCTTGAGTTCTGTTCTGTATTGTTTATTGCATAggaaaataaaacttgtttagTATAACCTGGCTTTGCAGGGGCCTCAGTATTCTCGGTGAAAATCATCTAAATGctatctttgtttgtttgtaatCTGGTTTGCATCTTGAAAGTGGTAGCTGATTGCTGATTGTAACAAACTGGTAGCTGATTGTGTTTCGATTTTGTTTTCTTATCCAAGTAAATTTAGTTAGTTCAAATGGATGCCCTGTACTAATTGACCCTCCCTGTTCCGAGTCTTCACTGTATTCGAGTTTGTAGAAATTGTTTGGCTTTGTAAACAAAAACCATGGACACCCATTTCCATTTTATTGACTGGGTTAATTGTTTAGTATGCTTTCTATATATCTGCTCAGGCTTGGATGAAAACAAAAGGAACTAAAGCACTTCAGACAAAGCTTTTATAAACTTAGTATTTAGATCAATTGA
Coding sequences within it:
- the LOC122297388 gene encoding outer envelope pore protein 16-2, chloroplastic, translated to MGSTSQGRGCSRVPGSSRVCGCSMGSTSQGRGCSRARGCSMGSTSQGRDGGLSWLNTTTQMSARRRWGEASNGDDVSCDASKVTPGIIPGWGFWDFDGPKPMVDGGLCFVMGQDEGRWWTVDNVRDGVSKKKMRNNGDMQTTTRSLLDDLRSFDKGGFFDLGHPLLNRIAESFVKAAGIGAIQAVSRGAYFTAIEGAGLDSGTGGLPAEISGASKKHRFRDLKGETNRKSLEAMVKNTGKESMQWGLAAGVYSGLTYGLKEARGSHDWKNSAVAGAITGVALALTSEDSSHEQIVECAITGAAISTAANLLAGIF